DNA sequence from the Armigeres subalbatus isolate Guangzhou_Male chromosome 1, GZ_Asu_2, whole genome shotgun sequence genome:
gcgcctcgagcagcaatgttgcctgttgagaagttatgcaattagcttcagaaaaccacggtatagattaaattcgattactaattattggaacgattaattaagatgcggttttcactgagtgaaagctgttgagtattccttttagctatgtaggttttctcttaacctgcgcttaatggggaagcgtcattaacagtaaaataaaaaaataaatttccccatactaatttgcatgtaaacttgaaacggcttgtgctaaatcagttttaatccaaatgagctcaaattttcagacgacactcagaacatgataaagaatcagatgagcgctgtggagcaaaatcaattttttgaaccaccctaatacctAGTGTACAAAAATGCATACATCGGCAGATTACAGTAGGCTGGACATGTGGTGCGTATACCGGAAGAGAAAATAGCAAAGGTCCATAGGTACATAGACTAAGGTACAAGGGTCCAACAATAATTTGAAACAAGATGTGGTAAGTAGGAATTAACTCTACTCCAATTTCCAATAAATaacttcaatttcaatgaaATGGTCGTTCTATCTGCAGAAGAGCCGAGGAAGAAAGAGAATGACGTGGAATACACACAATTTTCTAAAAAACCCTCTTTATTGATCGATGATTTAGGGATTTTTTTCTCCAACAGTAAATGTTTTGAATAATGATGCACTATTTTATTTACATAAAACGTATAAATTGCTATTGAATTGCCATACATTTATTCAGTTTCGTAAAATAGATATCGCCAAACTTCTTAGTGTTATGACAACATAATTAGATGACTTAATATGTGACTTGATAATAGCTTGCCCCCAATGCAAAATGTCATGTTGAAGAATTCATTCCCTTTGATTGCATCTACTTATGCATGCATTCACATCCATATCTAACAGAGagttattggattttttttcatcccGAGTTTTCGCGAGTTCTGCCAAACTTCCAGCCCAGCAGTAGGCAGCACTCGCGCTTGTACAGGCCATTATTACTGCTTATTATTAATCCTACATGAACTAGAGATAATGGTGATGATAATATTCAGAAACTTTCGCTTTGTCAAATTTTGCAAATGATCGTCTTAAAGATTAAAGTGTATATCAGCAGTCCTGCGTTTCCCTATCTCCAACACTCATGGCCAGAGCAACTTTAGTCAGGGGTGGTTGATGGCTCGCTTCACGTGCTACGGTCGAGTTTTCGGAACGGCGTAGCATTGAGAAACTTTATCAAATCACCCTTTTTTCTGTCCTGAATGGCAACATCCAGTAGCAATTGTCCAACGTCTTCTTCGTTGGAGCTACCGGTTCCGCCGGATGCAGTTTCGAATAGTGCCGCCTTTCTCCTCAATTGCCTTTGTCGCAGTAAATCCTCTCGAGACTGTGAAACACCGTGGTCGTTAAGATTTGGTTCTGCATTATTTTCATCATCGTCTGATTTCGAAGACCTATGGGGAACAAAAAATCGAATAGGATTTAGATAAACTAGTTAGAATAAAACTCAACGTGCCTTGAATTGAAAcgtgtttatattttttttatgatcaGAATTATTCGTTTTATAACAAACATATTCTGTTATGCATTTGTATACTTACACATCATCATTTTCAATAGAAGTAGATGATGACGAATCCGCTCCCAGAAGGTCCACTAGTGAAACTGGAGGAGCCTTTACTACTCGTCCTAGTGGCTGATAATAAATATCGTTAGGAGCTGCATAAAACGTTCTGAAAGGATAAAGTATATTGAAATATAAGTACGGTGTTGCAGATTCCTAATGTACTGAGTTTACCCTTTTCCCTCAGGTGCTTTCGATCGTTCAACGGTAGACCACATGTCGGCAGGAACCATGGGTGGTACCGGGAGAGACCGTGGGATGGATCGCCCAGACGGTGGTCCCGATCGTTTACCGTGCCCTCCCCAGCACGAATGACCATAACTGAGACAGCCTCCTGGAATGAAGAAAGATAGCGAAAAGGGAATATAATATTTGAAGCATGATTACTTTCGCTCTTAGCGTTGTGATGGACATGGGGGTGGATTTGTTTGATTCGATAAATAAACACAAGCACGAGCTGGGATCTTGCTCAATtcccaaattaaattttatttgattcgACAATACAGTGCATTGGTTAGCGGTTAAGTATGTTGGAGTTTATGTGCGACTGTACACAGCATAACCTACCTGTAATAAAATTGAACGGACTACGCgctatttttagaattttaagtgAAAACAGCTACCTTATGCAAAGGGAATTGCTATGTCCATTTGAAAATGAAAGATAATTGCAGTTTAACGCTGCTGAAAACCAATCAGCTGCTCAAAAAAATGGTTTCCCTGTCTGGAACAATAACCTTTTAACCAGTGTTTCCGacgatataggggaactgt
Encoded proteins:
- the LOC134206542 gene encoding uncharacterized protein LOC134206542 translates to MAIISGMMSCRLDVIGALLLMLCCCFSYAQGGCLSYGHSCWGGHGKRSGPPSGRSIPRSLPVPPMVPADMWSTVERSKAPEGKGTFYAAPNDIYYQPLGRVVKAPPVSLVDLLGADSSSSTSIENDDVSSKSDDDENNAEPNLNDHGVSQSREDLLRQRQLRRKAALFETASGGTGSSNEEDVGQLLLDVAIQDRKKGDLIKFLNATPFRKLDRST